The genomic stretch AGGCGTTGCCTCAGAATATCCGGCCGCACCCGGGTCCATACCGCCGACGGGATTTTTCATCGAGAGGCGCACACCGTTGCGGTCTTTTTCACCAAAGCCGCCGCCGACGTGGCAGGTGCCGCAGTAAACCGCCATGTCCCAGGTGGTCAGGTCGGTCTGGGCCAAAAATTCTTCTTCTGTGTAATACTTGTCATCAACTACTTCGGGTGTTGCGGGGTTCTGATCCATGAAGTTCGCCACCTGGCGAAGGGAGGGACTTCACCACTTACCCCACATGGCCCCGGATTGAACCCAGGGTTTGATGACATTGGGATCATCAAGTTTGAACTCGCCGTCCGCGGTGTCCTGCCACTCGTGCATACCGAGGGCGGCGTGGAAGGCATGGTCGGAAATCTTATTGTACTCATGACAACCCCCGCAGGTCTGCTTGGGGCTGTAAGGGAAGCCGCGCAGGGTATTGGGATCAACCTGAACCGGCATTTTTTCGTTGTTGGCAACATTCAAGCCATACTGCATGGCCAACTCTTCGTAGGTGTAAAGCGTCACCGGCGGATGCGCGGCAACCGCCAGACCGGCACTCAGGGTAAGACCGGCTGCCGCCAGCGCCCCACCGAGCACCCATCTTTTGAAACTCCTCCTCTTCATTGCGTCTATCCTTTCTTCATCATTTGTTAGTTCACACCAATGTGAATGCAGTAAAACGAAAAACCGAAATGTCTTCGACCTTCCTTTCTCCACCAGCCCCACCAGATGATTTTGGGGATCACCCAGGCTGGGCAAGCGGTTTGCATAGGAATGAGAGAAAAGAGCTGACATCCTATATAGCAACCACGATACCAAGCAGTTGAGCGCCCTGGGCCGTAAACGGCCCCGGGATGAGACGCAAACAATAAGAAAATTCTATCTTATTGATATTAAAGAAAATATATGAACGGCTTCAAAGAGCATCCGTCCCAGTTTTTTGAAAATATTTTTTCATTCTGAGGACTACCCCCCAAGACAAACAGGGAGTTCTACTCATGGATTTGGGGCATTTTCAAAATGAAGATTGAGGATCGGCACCCCAGTGAAAAAGAGGGGCGAGATGGTCATATAACCAGATATGGGTAAATGGCCATAAATAATTATCCAGGCCCTGAACTTGCACAAATGAACGTCTATCCACATGAGGAAGCGCACGACATCCTGGCAGGAGGTTACAAAACCATGCAGATTGAATCCGAGCCCAGCTTGGGAACCACCATCGCTGAGAACCTCACCCTGGGAACCTATGTCTGTCAGGACAACAGACTGATTTATCTCAATCAGCGTTTTGCCGACATTTTTGGTTTTTCTGACCGAGCAAGCCTGCTCCACCGCGACCTGTTTTCCGAGGTCTATCCGGATTCCAGCACCCTCGACCTTTTCAGGGATATGCACGCCAAAATGATTGCCGAAGACATCCCGCACGCCGGCTGGGCGCAGCCGTCCGCCCGAGCGGATGGTTCGATTTTCTGGATGGAGATCGAAACCAAGCGGGTAAGTCACAACGGAAGACCGGCTATTGTTGGCACCTTCAAGGACCAGACGGACTGCCAGATGATGGCCGAGGCCATGGTGGTCTCCCAACAAACCCTGCGCCTACTCCTTGATGCCATGGAAGACCGCGTCTACGTGGTGAGCGATGACCATAAAATCATCTATGCCAACCAAAAAATGCTGGCGTCCTGCCATGGCGACATCAACACAGATCCGTGTCACAAGCTGTGTCGTGGCTCAGATGCTCCATGTGAAGACTGCAGCCGCGATGAGGTATTCAAATCCGGGGAACCCCTCTACAAGGAATTTTTCAACCAGGCCAACAAGGCCTGGTATTCGGTCATCGAACTGGGCATCCGCATGCCTGGCATCAACAAACCCGCCAAACTGGCTGTTGCCCGCGATATCACCAGCCGTAAGGAATCAGAGCAGCGCATACGCGCCCTTTCCCATCGCCTCCTGAACGCCCAGGAAGACGAGCGCAAATTTATTTCGCGGGAATTGCACGACGACCTGGGCCAGCGACTCAATGCCGTCAAGATGGCGACGGAAACCCTCGCCGAAGATATCGTGTCGCAACCCGAAGCGATCCAAAAACGACTCGCCGCCATCAACGCCCATATCCTTTCTTCCATCAATTCCGTGCGCAAACTGTCGGGAGCCCTGCGACCTTCTTCACTCGAGCGCCTCGGACTGGTCGACGCTATCCACGACCACATCAAGAAGGTCCAGGCAATGCACTCCTTGAATATCGACTTCAAGACTGGAGGGATGAAAGAGATCCGCCTCAACAGCGACGCAGAGATCAATATTTACCGAATTATCCAGGAAGCTCTGAACAATGTGGCAAAACACGCCGGAGCCAAGCAGGTCACCCTTCGCCTGACAGCTTCCCATCCTGACATTTTTCTGAGAATTCAAGATGATGGTGTCGGTTTCACCATCAAAGATCAAATGAATCCGATCAACAGCGGCAACAAGCTTGGACTGGTGGGTATGTACGAACGGGTTCAGTTTCTTAATGGCAAGTTCAAAATTGTTTCGGAGCCCGGCAAGGGCACCCGTATCCTGA from Desulfuromonas sp. KJ2020 encodes the following:
- a CDS encoding cytochrome C; the protein is MKRRSFKRWVLGGALAAAGLTLSAGLAVAAHPPVTLYTYEELAMQYGLNVANNEKMPVQVDPNTLRGFPYSPKQTCGGCHEYNKISDHAFHAALGMHEWQDTADGEFKLDDPNVIKPWVQSGAMWGKW
- a CDS encoding PAS domain S-box protein yields the protein MQIESEPSLGTTIAENLTLGTYVCQDNRLIYLNQRFADIFGFSDRASLLHRDLFSEVYPDSSTLDLFRDMHAKMIAEDIPHAGWAQPSARADGSIFWMEIETKRVSHNGRPAIVGTFKDQTDCQMMAEAMVVSQQTLRLLLDAMEDRVYVVSDDHKIIYANQKMLASCHGDINTDPCHKLCRGSDAPCEDCSRDEVFKSGEPLYKEFFNQANKAWYSVIELGIRMPGINKPAKLAVARDITSRKESEQRIRALSHRLLNAQEDERKFISRELHDDLGQRLNAVKMATETLAEDIVSQPEAIQKRLAAINAHILSSINSVRKLSGALRPSSLERLGLVDAIHDHIKKVQAMHSLNIDFKTGGMKEIRLNSDAEINIYRIIQEALNNVAKHAGAKQVTLRLTASHPDIFLRIQDDGVGFTIKDQMNPINSGNKLGLVGMYERVQFLNGKFKIVSEPGKGTRILIEIPVLEN